From a region of the Chondrinema litorale genome:
- a CDS encoding sensor histidine kinase has product MEEVIEQRRTFNKIQIGAWLLFFVFQLTFYWAEYQQFYAAFIFSVFNVFFYASFIYLCYLYLIPTFQNRKNRGLIIALGSISILVFTYLWTYSTYELYNYLYPNREEFTIKWYNYLYRFITVMSLLAFSILLRYTQSYFHLLGKSKMEKLKQTEAELDRLKFHIQPHFLFNTLNNIYYVTESESPKAAEMLSKLSDMMRYFIEESKKQKVIIATEINFINNYINLENIRMRFLVQVQKKIEVDELILVPPMLLIPFIENVFKHGIQKNETHNVVDISIKADESYLFYTVTNSLKSPLQNSNERGFGLRNLKARLSLLYDKDYEMSTTSTDSYFTAMLKIPIR; this is encoded by the coding sequence ATGGAAGAAGTTATTGAACAAAGGAGGACTTTCAACAAGATTCAGATTGGTGCTTGGTTGCTTTTCTTTGTTTTTCAGCTCACATTTTATTGGGCAGAATATCAGCAGTTTTATGCAGCGTTCATCTTTTCGGTTTTCAATGTGTTTTTTTATGCTTCTTTCATTTACCTATGTTATTTGTACTTAATCCCTACTTTTCAGAATCGAAAAAATCGTGGATTGATAATAGCTTTGGGCAGCATTTCTATTTTAGTATTTACCTATTTGTGGACCTACTCTACATATGAGCTGTATAATTATTTGTATCCAAATAGAGAGGAATTTACAATAAAATGGTATAACTATTTATATAGATTTATAACTGTAATGTCTTTGTTAGCTTTTAGTATTTTGTTGAGGTACACTCAAAGTTATTTTCATTTACTTGGCAAAAGTAAGATGGAAAAACTAAAGCAAACCGAAGCTGAACTAGACAGGTTAAAGTTTCATATTCAACCGCATTTTCTATTTAATACCCTCAACAATATTTACTATGTAACCGAAAGTGAATCACCTAAAGCAGCAGAAATGCTGAGTAAACTTTCTGACATGATGCGCTATTTTATTGAAGAAAGTAAAAAACAAAAAGTGATCATTGCTACGGAAATCAATTTTATCAATAACTACATAAATCTCGAAAATATCAGAATGAGGTTTCTGGTACAAGTTCAAAAAAAAATTGAAGTAGACGAGTTGATTTTAGTGCCACCTATGCTGCTAATCCCTTTTATTGAAAATGTATTTAAGCATGGCATTCAAAAGAATGAAACACATAATGTGGTCGATATTTCGATAAAAGCAGATGAGAGCTACCTATTTTATACAGTGACAAATAGTCTAAAATCACCCTTACAGAATAGCAATGAACGTGGTTTTGGATTGAGAAATTTAAAAGCTAGATTATCATTGCTTTATGATAAAGATTATGAAATGAGTACTACATCAACAGATTCTTATTTTACTGCAATGCTTAAAATTCCAATAAGATGA
- a CDS encoding alkaline phosphatase family protein, whose translation MVKTITSIIFLLCSLSLAAQKKDTKVIFVIADGISADALEKVETPNLDALAKIGGYSHAYVGGKKDGYSETPTISAVGYNSLLTGTWVNKHNVFGNGIKKPNYHYWTIFRYAKEQKPELKTAIYSTWLDNRTKLIGEGLKQTGNVKVDIAFDGYENDTATFPHDKERIFIHNIDELVIEKAVESIKADAPDLSWVYLEYTDDMGHKFGDSEQFENAIKIMDAQIGKLQEAMAYRKDKFDENWEIYITTDHGRDVKTGKNHGGQSDRERSTWIVTNSQNLNEYFKEETPGIVDIMPAMMQSLGLKPSKDQSFEIDGISITNPISVAKAEAEYKDGNITLRWKSYQPKEKLKIYVSVSNKFAEGGIDEYQVMKTVSSADEETTLNVSYMSSKIYKIVIEGKYNTTNTWIVL comes from the coding sequence ATGGTAAAAACAATTACTTCAATAATATTTCTACTTTGCTCATTGAGCTTAGCAGCACAAAAGAAGGATACCAAAGTAATTTTTGTAATTGCTGATGGTATTTCGGCAGACGCTTTAGAAAAAGTAGAAACGCCAAACTTAGATGCATTGGCTAAAATAGGTGGGTATTCTCACGCTTATGTTGGTGGTAAAAAAGATGGCTATTCTGAAACGCCTACTATTTCTGCTGTAGGATATAACAGCTTGCTAACTGGTACTTGGGTAAATAAACACAACGTATTTGGCAATGGCATTAAAAAACCTAACTACCACTACTGGACAATATTTAGATATGCCAAAGAACAAAAACCTGAACTAAAAACAGCCATTTATTCCACATGGTTAGATAACAGAACCAAGCTAATTGGTGAAGGACTCAAACAAACTGGCAATGTAAAAGTAGACATCGCTTTTGATGGTTACGAAAATGACACTGCCACTTTCCCTCACGATAAAGAAAGAATTTTCATCCATAATATAGATGAATTAGTAATTGAAAAAGCGGTAGAAAGTATTAAAGCAGATGCGCCAGATTTATCTTGGGTTTATTTGGAATACACAGATGACATGGGCCATAAGTTTGGAGATAGTGAGCAGTTTGAGAATGCCATTAAAATAATGGATGCGCAAATTGGAAAGCTACAAGAAGCCATGGCTTACAGAAAAGATAAGTTCGATGAAAACTGGGAAATCTATATTACTACAGACCACGGCAGAGATGTAAAAACTGGAAAAAATCACGGTGGCCAATCTGATAGAGAGCGCTCAACTTGGATTGTAACCAACTCTCAAAACTTAAATGAATATTTTAAAGAAGAAACTCCGGGTATTGTAGATATTATGCCTGCCATGATGCAAAGCTTAGGTTTAAAACCAAGTAAAGATCAGTCTTTCGAAATTGATGGAATTTCTATTACTAATCCAATTTCTGTTGCCAAAGCAGAAGCTGAGTACAAAGATGGAAACATCACACTTCGTTGGAAGTCTTACCAGCCTAAAGAGAAACTGAAAATCTATGTGAGTGTAAGCAACAAATTTGCTGAAGGTGGCATCGATGAATATCAGGTGATGAAAACAGTGAGTTCCGCTGATGAAGAAACAACATTAAATGTATCGTACATGTCTTCAAAAATTTATAAAATTGTGATTGAAGGCAAGTACAATACTACTAATACATGGATTGTATTATAA
- a CDS encoding helix-turn-helix transcriptional regulator, which translates to MKINNAQKQILMVLKMKGAQPASVLAKELDMTNEGARLHLVKLAEEGLVISENLSKGVGRPKVLFSLSDEGNKNFPDTHADLTIQLLNSVKEILGEAALDKLIEAREIKTTNNYLQQVEKSNDLEHKLDTLVKLRSDEGYMAEWEKDKNEYFFIENHCPICAAATSCQGFCRAELNTFSKVLGDKVEIERVEHIVKGTRRCTYKVTPV; encoded by the coding sequence ATGAAAATTAATAATGCTCAAAAACAGATATTGATGGTACTTAAGATGAAAGGTGCACAACCTGCATCAGTACTTGCTAAAGAACTGGATATGACCAACGAAGGAGCCAGGCTACACTTGGTTAAATTGGCAGAAGAAGGTTTGGTAATTTCTGAAAATCTCTCAAAAGGAGTTGGAAGGCCAAAAGTATTGTTCAGTTTGTCTGATGAGGGGAATAAAAATTTCCCAGATACGCATGCAGACTTAACCATACAACTTTTAAATTCTGTAAAAGAAATATTGGGAGAAGCAGCATTAGATAAACTAATTGAGGCCAGAGAAATAAAAACAACCAATAATTATTTGCAGCAGGTAGAAAAATCAAATGATCTAGAACACAAATTAGATACTTTGGTAAAACTTCGATCTGATGAAGGCTATATGGCAGAGTGGGAGAAAGACAAAAACGAATATTTCTTTATAGAAAACCATTGTCCGATTTGTGCTGCGGCAACTTCTTGTCAAGGTTTCTGTAGAGCTGAATTGAATACCTTTAGCAAAGTATTAGGTGATAAAGTTGAGATTGAAAGAGTGGAACATATAGTGAAAGGAACTCGCAGATGTACTTACAAAGTAACACCAGTATAA
- a CDS encoding superoxide dismutase, translating into MAFELPALPYAYDALNEYFDAQTMEIHHTKHHQAYVSKLNAAIEGTDAEGKSLDEIIKEVSKYGAGVRNNGGGHYNHSLFWKILSASPASAPEGDLKTAIESKWGSLDKFKEAFNAAAATRFGSGWAWLYVKYNGSIEISSTPNQDNPLMDVNETDRGFPILGLDVWEHAYYLKYQNKRPDYINAFWSVLDWKAVEENYKKALASI; encoded by the coding sequence ATGGCTTTTGAATTACCGGCATTACCATATGCCTACGACGCACTAAATGAATACTTTGATGCCCAAACTATGGAAATCCACCATACAAAACACCATCAGGCTTATGTAAGCAAGCTAAACGCTGCTATCGAAGGTACTGATGCTGAGGGTAAATCATTAGACGAAATTATAAAAGAAGTAAGCAAATACGGAGCTGGTGTTCGTAACAACGGTGGCGGACATTACAATCACTCTTTATTCTGGAAAATACTTTCTGCAAGTCCTGCTTCTGCTCCTGAAGGCGATTTAAAAACTGCTATTGAGAGCAAGTGGGGTAGCTTAGATAAATTTAAAGAAGCATTTAACGCAGCTGCTGCAACTAGATTTGGTTCAGGTTGGGCTTGGTTATATGTAAAATATAATGGTAGCATAGAAATCTCTTCTACTCCTAACCAAGACAATCCTTTGATGGATGTAAATGAAACTGATCGTGGTTTCCCTATTTTAGGATTAGACGTTTGGGAACACGCTTACTACCTAAAATACCAAAACAAAAGACCTGACTATATCAATGCTTTCTGGAGTGTATTAGATTGGAAAGCAGTTGAAGAAAATTATAAAAAAGCTTTAGCCAGCATTTAA
- a CDS encoding LamG-like jellyroll fold domain-containing protein, whose product MGKLLTLICTFLISIFSFNFICKSQPLSPPGGDCNTVLNFDGIDDYIQLNSVLDIGNISNTVELWVKIPEVGTGNLTAGERVGIILGNYDDNPNAGWEIHDDGQLRLYWNSYPDVYGTTDLRDNQWHHIAFVRDMNSSTLKAYIDGEVEFDYSYGGVNLDFVTTHRIGADNRGSGTPYFHGSMDELRIWSVAKSQEEIQASMNNTLDGTEDNLELYFDFQDGVNSETVYDLSSNSFLGTTTNIDLETSWQTAAGDIGGSGRVVEIASSCDAYEWRGQTYETSGFYYEVIENSYGCDSTLVLDFTRLEASSSTFEATGYISYEWIDGNVYTEDNNTATYTIDNYLGCDSVITLDLTIETPEIGGGEFNNNWAYNIAESNIYSEAISISTDDNNNVYTVGFFVGNADFDPKEDIYELTTSEGSFIQKQDSEGLLLWAKKIDTEIYSSATDLNANLYIVGELEGTINLGTEENPIEFTSSGEQDAIIIKFDTDGNFLWLKQIGGAGSYTTTYSLDIDASGNVYVTGNFNETVDFNPGEETFEMTSNGGNDIFVEKLDVDGNFVWAKQMGGSNYDTGYSISIDENGNVFSSGYAQGTVDFDPSENTYELTSTYEGILYIQKLDTDGNFIWAQKVESDGNIYTYAVSIDIYNNVFIYGTFEGTADFDASEDTYELTADDENIFIQKLDTDGNFIWARQIEGSIGDSYAKTLETDEKGYVYATGNFSGTIDFNLGGDAHELTALGNYDVFIQKLNNEGELIWAKQIGGTESDVDSHVITVDNNLNVLVGGYFENTVDFDPEDTKFNLTARTYGTGFILKLTCTPTTSTDVIEACSSYEWIDGITYTESNNTATYTTTNMMGCDSVITLNLTILQPTASTDTVVLCSEDSYEWIDGITYTENNNSATFTTTNEAGCDSVITLNLTFGKPSASTDVISACGNYEWIDGITYTESNNTATYTTTNLSGCDSVITLNLTINNVDAGVSIEGTLLTASADGASYQWVDADNEPIEGATSKTFTPTENGSYAVIVTQNDCSVTSESIEYNVLGVVKSTFEKNIIVYPNPTYGEVEIEIGETIQQMDVRVMNVTGQVVNHKVFKNTGNFKINIDGATGIYFIEMMSNDAAGKSRSAIIRIVKQ is encoded by the coding sequence ATGGGGAAACTACTTACCTTAATTTGCACTTTTTTAATTTCAATTTTTTCCTTCAATTTCATATGTAAATCTCAACCATTAAGTCCACCCGGTGGTGATTGTAATACGGTTTTAAATTTCGATGGAATAGATGATTACATACAACTTAATTCAGTTTTAGATATTGGTAATATTTCAAATACGGTTGAACTATGGGTTAAAATACCGGAAGTAGGAACTGGTAACCTTACAGCTGGAGAGAGAGTTGGAATTATATTAGGTAATTATGACGATAATCCTAACGCAGGTTGGGAAATTCATGATGACGGCCAACTCAGACTTTATTGGAATAGTTATCCTGATGTATATGGAACTACAGACCTGAGAGATAATCAATGGCATCACATTGCTTTTGTTAGAGATATGAACAGTAGTACTCTAAAAGCCTATATTGATGGAGAAGTTGAATTTGATTATTCTTATGGTGGAGTAAATTTAGACTTCGTTACTACTCATAGAATTGGTGCAGACAATAGAGGTTCAGGCACTCCTTATTTTCATGGCTCAATGGATGAACTTAGAATATGGAGTGTAGCTAAAAGCCAAGAAGAAATTCAAGCTTCAATGAATAATACATTAGATGGTACAGAAGATAATCTTGAGTTATATTTTGACTTTCAAGATGGTGTTAACTCTGAAACTGTTTATGATCTCAGTTCAAATTCTTTTCTAGGTACTACGACAAATATTGATCTTGAAACAAGTTGGCAAACTGCTGCTGGTGATATTGGAGGTTCAGGCAGAGTAGTTGAAATTGCCTCTTCGTGTGATGCTTATGAATGGAGAGGACAAACTTATGAAACTTCTGGGTTTTATTATGAAGTAATAGAAAACAGTTATGGATGCGATAGTACATTAGTACTGGATTTTACAAGATTAGAAGCAAGTTCATCAACTTTTGAAGCTACTGGTTATATCAGCTACGAATGGATAGATGGTAATGTATATACTGAGGATAATAATACAGCAACATACACTATAGATAATTATTTAGGCTGTGATTCTGTGATTACTTTAGACCTAACTATTGAAACACCTGAAATTGGAGGAGGAGAATTTAATAACAATTGGGCTTATAATATTGCTGAATCAAACATCTATAGCGAAGCTATATCTATTTCTACAGATGACAATAACAATGTTTATACTGTTGGATTTTTTGTTGGAAACGCAGACTTTGATCCCAAAGAAGATATTTACGAATTAACTACAAGTGAAGGTTCATTTATCCAAAAACAAGATAGTGAAGGCCTTCTTTTATGGGCAAAGAAAATAGATACTGAAATTTATAGTAGTGCTACAGATTTAAATGCTAATTTATACATTGTTGGAGAACTTGAAGGTACTATCAATCTTGGTACAGAAGAAAATCCTATTGAGTTTACTAGCAGTGGAGAACAAGATGCCATAATTATAAAATTTGATACAGATGGTAATTTTCTTTGGTTGAAACAAATTGGTGGTGCTGGGTCTTATACTACTACTTACTCCTTAGATATAGATGCAAGTGGCAATGTTTACGTAACTGGCAATTTTAACGAAACAGTAGATTTTAATCCTGGAGAAGAAACATTCGAAATGACCTCAAATGGAGGAAATGACATTTTTGTAGAAAAACTTGATGTAGACGGAAACTTTGTTTGGGCAAAACAGATGGGTGGAAGCAATTATGATACAGGTTATTCCATCTCTATAGATGAAAATGGAAATGTATTTTCAAGTGGATATGCTCAAGGTACTGTAGATTTTGATCCAAGTGAAAATACTTATGAGTTAACTTCTACTTATGAAGGAATTTTATATATACAAAAATTAGATACAGACGGTAATTTTATCTGGGCACAAAAAGTAGAATCTGACGGAAATATATATACCTATGCAGTTTCAATAGATATCTATAACAATGTATTTATATATGGTACCTTTGAAGGTACAGCTGATTTTGATGCCAGTGAAGATACTTATGAGTTAACTGCTGATGATGAAAATATATTCATACAAAAATTAGATACAGATGGTAATTTTATCTGGGCTCGCCAAATCGAAGGCAGTATAGGTGATAGTTATGCAAAAACGCTTGAAACGGACGAAAAGGGTTATGTATATGCTACAGGCAACTTTAGTGGTACTATAGATTTTAATCTAGGAGGTGATGCTCACGAATTGACCGCTTTGGGTAATTATGATGTTTTTATACAAAAGCTAAATAATGAAGGTGAATTAATCTGGGCAAAGCAAATTGGTGGAACTGAAAGCGATGTTGATTCTCATGTCATTACAGTTGATAATAATTTGAATGTACTTGTTGGTGGTTATTTTGAAAACACTGTAGATTTTGATCCTGAAGACACAAAATTTAACTTAACTGCGAGAACTTATGGAACTGGTTTTATACTAAAACTAACCTGTACGCCTACCACTAGCACAGATGTAATAGAAGCATGTAGCAGTTACGAATGGATTGATGGTATTACCTACACTGAGTCTAACAATACAGCAACTTATACTACAACCAATATGATGGGTTGTGATTCAGTAATTACTCTTAACTTAACCATTTTGCAACCTACTGCTTCAACTGATACGGTGGTTTTATGTAGTGAAGATAGTTACGAGTGGATAGACGGAATCACTTATACAGAAAACAACAACTCGGCTACCTTTACTACAACCAATGAAGCTGGTTGTGATTCGGTTATCACACTTAACCTAACTTTTGGAAAGCCTTCTGCCTCTACAGATGTTATCTCGGCTTGTGGTAATTATGAATGGATTGATGGTATTACCTATACTGAATCTAACAATACAGCTACCTATACTACAACTAATTTGTCTGGCTGTGATTCGGTTATTACACTTAACCTTACAATTAACAATGTTGATGCAGGGGTAAGTATAGAGGGTACACTGTTAACTGCGAGTGCAGACGGTGCTTCATATCAGTGGGTTGATGCTGACAATGAACCAATCGAAGGAGCTACCAGCAAAACTTTTACTCCTACTGAAAATGGAAGTTATGCAGTAATTGTTACGCAAAACGATTGCTCAGTAACATCTGAAAGTATTGAATACAATGTACTTGGTGTAGTAAAAAGTACTTTTGAAAAGAACATTATCGTATACCCGAACCCAACCTATGGAGAAGTTGAAATAGAAATAGGTGAAACCATTCAACAAATGGATGTTCGCGTAATGAATGTGACTGGACAAGTAGTTAACCACAAAGTATTTAAGAACACCGGCAACTTCAAAATTAATATCGATGGAGCGACCGGTATCTATTTTATTGAAATGATGTCTAACGATGCTGCTGGCAAATCTAGATCCGCCATTATTAGAATTGTGAAGCAATAA
- a CDS encoding DUF2339 domain-containing protein translates to MSELEKLKKDFEQFKWVVDKRMGDFEKRFDALGEQIPIKPFEEQKLEVAKQQIVPPQEQVEQSKENVEKQPVEKEVKEPIAEEQTEKQTPKEEPVKEEIKEEFFTPPPPVAKVPKPPKRKVKKGPSEFEKAIAAIISSISPIFHDLFDFIGKIYLHYKKEDKLPVFFMTVGGIVAILLGSGFLLQYALSTYFVNLPQALKIGSGFIPTFALGWLGLFLYKKKSLYQEFGSALVALALILNYLIIYYLAGVETGSGYGTWWEYGLIVLNTALALGFAIWMETKVIAVLTLLGGVFCPFFIQSENIPLVYFVYLWFLSVSVVWLSQKIQWKMLRNLMFVTVTLTLEGVFWTDYTQIDTVVQIVFLHLFAYLFYYVLLFKEVKHLKDALPTKDVVWLAGFVVVLLFGIIEQYDFDVDSHGLSLLYLINALPFIALTVFKRKKLEASLWLVYLTISASIVALSGAIWLDKSLINLFWALEAILLLYIGYLYKSSKVRKEAFFLFVLAVVQTGEPVYDIFQNWPDLDFNWITWYSVIGLAVVTNLFVILTDRMKVTLKNTELILITVYHEAACIISSLAILLPLFIFFEAWFFYPVVVLSGLLLLTNKYRKANFGKLALLGLFGWVLYDTSTDVIYTIKFDGWAEVFNQQTSFAFLGIPFVFLIIYLVHSKIKKDKTANLSIILNLALLYFVLDYVLVGYYFMQEYTANFALGVAVLYILLGKWLKNSIASTIGFLVFGLLFLAVFDSVQTTGAYHFAAQTLYGKIAMIEIAATMFLLQNLNTSYIKNPIYELPFALSRKLFYLLIPIVFLSGVRRNYPEYLDYAFWVSLIFPFVLYEITKTKALVLEFYILLLGATYFAVYSQNVFVFLTALVIVFAIHFYKKGFTKKGYKHIKWGWLFTYNVYFVGLVIFLGSMNYLRDFSFSLAVTSLYFLLILQFRKNIYPVRKHIGRPYFLGLGLIAAACGFVCYYTASYSWLAGLTFLLAGAVLCWIAYSRKTMFIARNSENIWETNFIFVQAFLIFIYTSFIYATFNTHFQTILTVTLVAHGIILLFHTINIKYTFASKIYIPIFIGVLLKLFFFDLKDLVLIQKVIVFIIVGVLLLVSSFLFLKLKDNLVKKQLDS, encoded by the coding sequence ATGAGTGAACTCGAAAAACTTAAAAAAGATTTTGAGCAATTCAAATGGGTGGTTGATAAAAGAATGGGAGATTTTGAGAAGCGTTTTGATGCTTTAGGTGAACAAATTCCTATAAAACCATTTGAAGAACAAAAGCTCGAAGTTGCAAAACAACAAATAGTACCGCCGCAAGAACAGGTTGAACAGTCAAAGGAAAATGTTGAAAAACAACCTGTAGAAAAAGAAGTAAAAGAACCAATTGCAGAAGAGCAAACTGAAAAGCAGACACCAAAAGAAGAGCCTGTTAAAGAGGAAATAAAAGAAGAGTTTTTTACACCTCCACCACCAGTTGCTAAAGTTCCTAAGCCTCCTAAGCGAAAAGTAAAAAAAGGGCCAAGTGAGTTTGAAAAAGCAATTGCAGCTATTATCAGTTCAATCTCACCAATATTTCACGATCTGTTTGATTTTATTGGTAAAATCTACCTTCACTACAAAAAAGAAGACAAGCTGCCTGTTTTCTTTATGACAGTAGGAGGGATAGTTGCCATTTTACTAGGTTCAGGATTTTTATTACAATATGCCCTGTCTACTTATTTTGTCAATTTACCACAGGCTTTAAAAATCGGAAGTGGCTTTATCCCAACCTTCGCACTTGGCTGGTTAGGCTTATTTTTATACAAAAAGAAAAGCTTATATCAAGAATTTGGCTCTGCACTGGTCGCATTAGCACTTATTCTTAATTACCTGATCATTTATTATCTGGCAGGTGTAGAAACTGGTTCCGGTTATGGAACTTGGTGGGAATACGGATTAATAGTCCTGAACACTGCACTTGCATTGGGTTTTGCCATTTGGATGGAAACCAAAGTAATTGCTGTTCTTACATTGCTAGGTGGTGTCTTTTGTCCATTCTTCATCCAATCAGAAAACATCCCATTAGTTTACTTTGTGTACCTATGGTTTTTAAGTGTTTCGGTAGTTTGGCTGAGCCAAAAGATACAATGGAAAATGCTTCGAAATCTGATGTTTGTTACCGTTACCCTCACTTTAGAAGGCGTATTCTGGACAGACTATACACAGATTGATACTGTTGTTCAAATCGTATTTCTTCACTTATTTGCTTACCTATTTTATTATGTATTGTTGTTTAAAGAGGTTAAGCATTTAAAAGATGCTTTGCCAACCAAAGATGTTGTATGGCTGGCTGGTTTTGTAGTTGTACTCTTGTTCGGCATAATTGAGCAATACGATTTTGATGTTGATTCTCATGGTTTATCATTATTATATTTGATAAATGCATTGCCTTTTATTGCATTAACCGTTTTCAAAAGAAAAAAATTAGAGGCTTCACTTTGGTTGGTTTATTTAACCATTTCTGCTTCTATTGTAGCTTTATCAGGTGCTATTTGGTTAGATAAGTCGCTCATCAACCTGTTCTGGGCACTTGAAGCGATATTGCTTTTATACATTGGTTACTTGTATAAAAGCAGTAAGGTGCGAAAAGAAGCATTTTTCTTATTTGTATTAGCGGTTGTTCAAACGGGTGAACCTGTTTACGATATCTTCCAAAATTGGCCAGACTTAGATTTTAATTGGATTACTTGGTACTCAGTAATTGGTTTGGCAGTAGTTACAAATCTGTTTGTAATACTGACAGATAGGATGAAGGTGACATTAAAAAACACCGAACTGATATTGATAACAGTTTACCACGAAGCTGCTTGTATCATTTCTTCACTGGCCATTTTACTACCTTTATTTATATTCTTTGAAGCATGGTTCTTCTATCCAGTTGTAGTTTTAAGCGGGTTACTATTACTAACTAATAAATACCGCAAAGCGAACTTTGGTAAATTAGCTTTACTTGGTCTTTTTGGATGGGTATTGTACGACACTTCAACAGATGTGATTTACACTATTAAGTTTGATGGTTGGGCAGAAGTATTTAACCAACAAACGTCTTTTGCTTTTCTTGGAATTCCATTTGTATTCCTAATTATATATTTGGTGCATTCAAAAATTAAGAAAGACAAAACTGCGAATTTATCTATTATACTCAATCTTGCACTCTTATACTTTGTATTAGATTATGTGTTAGTGGGCTATTATTTTATGCAAGAATATACAGCTAACTTTGCTTTAGGCGTCGCTGTTTTATATATCTTATTAGGTAAATGGCTTAAGAATAGTATTGCAAGTACAATTGGCTTTTTAGTTTTTGGATTGTTGTTTTTAGCAGTTTTTGACTCAGTGCAAACTACAGGTGCTTACCATTTTGCAGCACAGACATTATATGGAAAGATTGCTATGATCGAAATAGCTGCTACTATGTTCTTACTACAAAACTTGAATACTTCTTATATCAAAAATCCTATTTACGAATTGCCATTTGCATTAAGCAGAAAGCTTTTTTACTTATTAATTCCAATAGTATTTTTAAGTGGAGTAAGGAGAAACTACCCCGAGTATCTGGATTATGCATTTTGGGTTTCATTAATTTTCCCATTTGTGTTGTACGAAATTACTAAGACAAAAGCGCTTGTTCTAGAGTTTTATATCTTATTGCTAGGGGCGACTTATTTTGCAGTATATAGCCAAAATGTTTTTGTATTTCTTACTGCTTTGGTCATTGTATTTGCTATTCATTTTTATAAGAAAGGATTTACAAAAAAAGGATATAAACACATCAAATGGGGCTGGTTATTTACCTATAATGTATATTTTGTGGGGCTAGTTATATTTTTAGGTAGTATGAATTATCTGCGAGATTTTTCATTCTCTTTAGCTGTAACTTCACTTTACTTTTTACTCATTCTACAGTTTAGAAAAAATATTTATCCAGTTAGAAAACACATTGGCAGACCTTACTTTTTAGGTTTAGGTTTAATCGCAGCGGCTTGTGGTTTTGTCTGTTACTATACGGCAAGTTACTCATGGCTAGCAGGTTTAACATTTTTATTAGCAGGAGCAGTTTTATGTTGGATAGCATACAGTCGCAAGACCATGTTTATCGCCAGAAATTCTGAAAATATTTGGGAAACCAACTTTATTTTTGTTCAGGCATTTTTGATATTTATATATACCAGTTTCATTTATGCTACTTTTAATACACACTTTCAAACTATACTTACAGTAACATTGGTAGCACATGGAATTATCTTACTTTTCCATACAATCAATATTAAATATACTTTTGCTAGTAAGATTTACATTCCAATATTTATTGGTGTACTGCTAAAGCTTTTCTTCTTCGATTTAAAAGATTTAGTGCTAATTCAAAAAGTAATTGTGTTTATTATAGTAGGAGTGTTGCTGTTAGTTTCATCCTTTTTATTCCTTAAGTTGAAGGATAATTTGGTGAAAAAGCAACTTGATAGTTGA
- a CDS encoding NADPH-dependent FMN reductase, with protein MKVLLFNGSMDRNQYSTSFKLIEYFKNMLETVGIEVIPFHLSEAAIPLFDPAITPHPASVLEMNKLFLEADAHIWFTPLYHGSMTGVMKNCLDWLELSSKAPIPYLTNKVIGMVCWAYGEQAMQGINAMDAVAKALRAWPLPFSVPITRKDLFDTTSGEISEFHKTKFKLLKELLISHKVTFI; from the coding sequence ATGAAGGTATTGCTATTCAATGGTTCAATGGACAGAAACCAGTATTCGACTTCTTTTAAATTAATCGAATATTTTAAGAATATGCTGGAGACTGTAGGTATAGAAGTAATACCTTTTCATCTGAGTGAAGCAGCAATACCTTTGTTTGATCCTGCAATTACCCCTCATCCTGCATCGGTGTTAGAAATGAATAAGCTTTTCTTAGAAGCTGATGCGCATATCTGGTTTACTCCACTCTACCATGGTAGCATGACGGGTGTTATGAAAAACTGTTTAGATTGGCTAGAGCTCAGTTCCAAAGCCCCAATTCCATATTTGACCAATAAAGTGATAGGAATGGTATGCTGGGCATATGGAGAACAAGCCATGCAAGGTATAAATGCAATGGATGCTGTTGCAAAAGCATTGCGAGCATGGCCTTTACCATTTAGTGTGCCTATTACAAGAAAAGATTTGTTTGATACTACCTCTGGAGAAATATCTGAATTCCATAAAACTAAGTTTAAGTTATTAAAAGAATTGCTCATTTCTCATAAGGTTACTTTTATCTAA